One window of Phycodurus eques isolate BA_2022a chromosome 8, UOR_Pequ_1.1, whole genome shotgun sequence genomic DNA carries:
- the si:ch73-61d6.3 gene encoding occludin: MFDKQPYDSPPVYTPPSNNGFGAPGSVHAPLSDYNAYPPPPGSYYIEDKPQHFYKWLSPPGIVKAMMAVVIVLCVAIFACVASTLMWDMQYANGMGIGYGYGSGYGGGYGGGSYGSGYGGYGSYGGYGNYQGSYISPYSAKTAMIAMAAINFIGTLAFFIASFSKASAIRSRKYFLALLIASVIMAVLQGIINIVYIVGVNPMAQGSSNMMYNPMLMMCQNLYQTGYSQMGGVGGFPIYNQYLYHYCFVDPQEGVAMVCGFLIVIALAVAAFYAHKTRGKIWRYGKPNIFWDGPLVGGKASEGRDVEEWVNNVEESRSVQDAPTLLVSEKGGGLLNASANSVISYPPDKVDGSSLNGDTYDNKEYSERTACQPSEAFAHGGRTSSSPSEETGGGRKPSANRNKRRRRNPDMDESQYETEYTTGGETGNELDMEEWESMYPEITSDEQRHDYKSEFDADLREYKRMCADMDDVNDQFNKLSRQLDTVDDTSAKYQAVAEEYNHLKDFKRTPEYQSKKKECRRLRHKLFHIKRMVKNYDKSHS, translated from the exons ATGTTTGACAAACAGCCCTATGATAGTCCGCCTGTGTACACCCCACCATCCAACAATGGGTTTGGAGCACCAGGCAGCGTCCATGCTCCTCTGAGTGATTACAACGCTTACCCTCCTCCACCAGGCTCTTACTACATTGAGGACAAACCGCAGCACTTCTACAAATGGTTGTCACCTCCAGGGATCGTCAAGGCTATGATGGCTGTTGTCATCGTGCTGTGTGTGGCCATATTCGCCTGCGTGGCCTCCACTCTCATGTGGGACATGCAGTACGCGAATGGCATGGGAATAGGCTATGGCTATGGATCTGGCTACGGTGGTGGATATGGCGGAGGCAGCTATGGCTCAGGATATGGTGGCTATGGCAGTTATGGAGGATATGGTAACTACCAGGGTTCCTACATTTCCCCCTATTCAGCCAAAACAGCAATGATTGCCATGGCGGCCATTAACTTCATTGGGACACTGGCTTTCTTCATTGCCAGTTTCTCTAAAGCCTCCGCCATCCGCAGCAGGAAGTACTTTCTGGCCCTCCTGATCGCCAGTGTCATCATGGCTGTGCTTCAG GGTATCATAAACATTGTGTATATAGTTGGAGTAAACCCCATGGCCCAAGGATCATCCAATATGATGTACAACCCCATGCTCATGATGTGCCAGAACCTCTATCAGACAGGCTATTCGCAGATGGGAGGAGTGGGAGGCTTCCCCATATACAACCAATACCTCTATCATTACTGCTTTGTGGACCCtcaagag GGAGTCGCCATGGTGTGTGGATTCCTGATTGTCATCGCCCTGGCTGTCGCCGCTTTCTATGCACACAAAACTAGAGGCAAGATCTGGCGCTATGGAAAACCAAATATCTTCTGGGATGGACCTCTGGTTGGCGGGAAGGCATCAGAGGGCAGAGATGTAGAGGAGTGG GTGAACAATGTGGAGGAAAGCCGAAGTGTTCAGGATGCCCCAACCCTTCTGGTGTCAGAGAAAGGAGGTGGTCTGCTCAATGCCTCAGCAAACAGTGTCATCTCCTATCCCCCAGACAAGGTGGACGGCAGCTCTCTCAATGGGGACACCTACGACAACAAAGA GTACTCTGAGCGGACCGCCTGCCAACCATCAGAGGCGTTCGCCCACGGTGGGAGGACCAGCTCCAGTCCTTCAGAAGAGACTGGCGGGGGCCGTAAACCCTCTGCCAACAGGAACAAGCGGCGCAGACGTAACCCTGATATGGACGAGTCTCAGTATGAGACCGAGTACACTACCGGAGGAGAGACGGGCAATGAGCTCGATATGGAAGAGTGGGAGAG TATGTACCCTGAGATCACATCTGATGAACAACGCCACGACTATAAGTCAGAGTTTGATGCTGACCTAAGGGAGTACAAGCGCATGTGTGCAGACATGGACGACGTCAACGATCAGTTTAACAAACTCAGCAGGCAGTTGGACACAGTAGATGACACCTCTGCTAAATACCAG gCTGTAGCAGAGGAATATAATCATCTGAAAGACTTTAAGCGG ACACCAGAATACCAGTCGAAGAAGAAAGAGTGTCGGAGGCTGCGACACAAACTGTTCCACATCAAGCGCATGGTGAAGAACTATGACAAGAGCCACTCATAG
- the ushbp1 gene encoding harmonin-binding protein USHBP1 isoform X1, whose amino-acid sequence MEEFSLVRCDSLDTASGSDKELTTRFDHRSLYPEVAPSPAELDQCEAELGTLLSIIAEVNKKMGSLKAPSDPGDLRPPRPPSPLFPDLLSHRLMRSIPEKNTASDVKCRPSLPYRGGCSIMWAELKGALAAVEDSINCRRSWATPITSSDRDKPKEHLRAAQDSWAKATKILEEIEKEFGISCPSDVAKETFQEVFMEKGIDSPLSQAQVGELQGAHSISQVEEEKSKVGQQRAWRSAIYSPPYRSSGTTGPLSTDRASSFPNSPLLLRRAAGGSLSSGGDSSPLSFVISGSPCPSPIGLETEIERLNRYIEKLKARNERLTVAFERRRAECEQISVTLKRFEADCSAMHLALRYCEECEEAYSELLSLYDAQRQQSIPLQTNRAGVEDEQHSPSQQHNKMGSEELSTSFTIVEVTQEMETDTAQRTPEPTDREVALRQLIERLKRDRAAIYLHKPRPHQAEVKMSPDAGYSAGMRVGHLSKDNTKPGESKRDKTSLFHELITAREEMSDLRALIRLKEKELRCLEWSVVAQKAQEASEARVPESLREELGDCKTEQQRLCENAAKVCSDGDVAGLGTRPILKELQALLQREQALKKRLALVYDSLNATLPDSASNSRVSDEHVARIAQAHSKALSSYRHIRRRYREQVWKLEQKLAAMMESQHIQSETTTAAAGEDSDWRREETVL is encoded by the exons GAGTTCAGCTTGGTCCGCTGTGACAGCCTGGATACAGCGTCTGGCAGTGACAAGGAGCTGACGACCCGCTTCGACCACAGGAGTCTTTATCCTGAGGTGGCGCCTTCGCCAGCAGAATTGGATCAGTGTGAAGCAGAACTGGGCACCCTGCTCAGCATCATCGCTGAAGTGAACAAAAAGATGGGCTCACTGAAGGCGCCAAG TGACCCAGGTGATTTGAGACCACCAAGACCACCCAGCCCTCTGTTTCCTGACCTGCTTTCACACAGGCTAATGAGAAGCATCCCAGAAAAGAACACTGCCTCTGATGTCAAATGTAGACCTTCACTGCCTTACCGag GAGGCTGTAGTATCATGTGGGCAGAACTCAAGGGCGCTCTGGCTGCTGTGGAGGACTCCATCAACTGCAGAAGGTCCTGGGCAACCCCCATCACATCCTCTGACCGAGACAAACCCAAAGAGCATCTGAGAGCAGCTCAGGACAGCTGGGCTAAGGCTACTAAg ATTTTGGAGGAAATTGAAAAGGAATTTGGGATTTCTTGTCCATCAGATGTGGCAAAGGAAACATTTCAGGAGGTGTTCATGGAAAAGGGTATAGACTCTCCTCTCTCGCAGGCTCAAGTGGGAGAACTCCAGGGAGCACACAGCATCAGCCAGGTGGAAGAGGAGAAGAGCAAG GTTGGTCAACAGAGGGCTTGGAGGTCTGCTATTTACTCTCCTCCATACAGATCTTCAGGCACCACTGGGCCTCTGAGTACAGACAGGGCCTCTTCCTTTCCGAATTCTCCTTTACTCCTCAGAAGAGCTGCAGGAGGATCATTATCTTCAGGAGGTGACAGCTCCCCACTGAGCTTTGTTATCTCAGGAAGTCCTTGTCCAAGCCCCATTGGCCTCGAGACTGAGATAGAACGGCTGAACAG GTACATTGAGAAGCTGAAGGCCAGAAATGAACGTCTGACTGTTGCTTTCGAGCGAAGGCGGGCAGAGTGTGAGCAGATCAGTGTTACACTGAAGAGGTTTGAGGCCGATTGCTCTGCCATGCACTTGGCTCTCAGATACTG tgaAGAGTGTGAAGAGGCCTACAGCGAACTGTTGTCACTTTATGATGCTCAGAGGCAACAAAGCATTCCTCTGCAGACCAACAGAGCAG GCGTCGAGGACGAGCAGCACAGTCCATCACAGCAGCACAACAAAATGGGAAGCGAGGAGTTGTCCACCTCCTTCACAATAGTAGAGGTCACCCAGGAGATGGAAACAGACACAGCACAGAG AACTCCTGAACCGACTGATCGAGAGGTTGCGCTGCGTCAGCTAATTGAACGGCTGAAAAGAGACCGGGCGGCCATTTACCTCCATAAGCCACGTCCACATCAAGCAGAAGTCAAAATGAGCCCGGATGCTGGTTACTCTGCTGGCATGAGAGTTGGGCACTTATCAAAAGATAACACCAAGCCTGGTGAAAGCAAGAGAGATAAGACATCTTTGTTCCATGAGCTGATCACGGCCAGG GAAGAGATGTCAGATCTCCGTGCTCTGATTCGTCTGAAGGAGAAAGAGCTCAGGTGTCTGGAGTGGAGTGTGGTGGCCCAAAAAGCACAGGAAGCATCTGAAGCACGTGTTCCAGAAAGCCTCCGAGAGGAGCTTGGGGACTGTAAGACTGAACAACAG AGGCTCTGTGAGAATGCAGCTAAAGTGTGTAGTGATGGTGACGTGGCTGGGCTCGGGACGAGGCCCATATTGAAAGAGCTGCAGGCACTGCTTCAGAG GGAACAAGCCCTAAAGAAGAGACTGGCTTTAGTTTATGACTCACTCAATGCAACACTCCCAGACAGCGCTTCCAACAGCAGGGTCAGTGACGAGCATGTTGCACGGATTGCACAAGCTCACAG TAAGGCCTTGAGCTCATACAGACACATTCGCAGAAGGTACAGGGAGCAGGTGTGGAAGCTAGAGCAGAAACTAGCAGCCATGATGGAGAGTCAGCACATCCAGAGTGAaacgacgacggcggcggcagGGGAAGATTCAGATTGGAGGAGGGAAGAGACTGTTCTGTAA
- the ushbp1 gene encoding harmonin-binding protein USHBP1 isoform X3, which yields MEEFSLVRCDSLDTASGSDKELTTRFDHRSLYPEVAPSPAELDQCEAELGTLLSIIAEVNKKMGSLKAPSDPGDLRPPRPPSPLFPDLLSHRLMRSIPEKNTASDVKCRPSLPYRGGCSIMWAELKGALAAVEDSINCRRSWATPITSSDRDKPKEHLRAAQDSWAKATKILEEIEKEFGISCPSDVAKETFQEVFMEKGIDSPLSQAQVGELQGAHSISQVEEEKSKVGQQRAWRRAAGGSLSSGGDSSPLSFVISGSPCPSPIGLETEIERLNRYIEKLKARNERLTVAFERRRAECEQISVTLKRFEADCSAMHLALRYCEECEEAYSELLSLYDAQRQQSIPLQTNRAGVEDEQHSPSQQHNKMGSEELSTSFTIVEVTQEMETDTAQRTPEPTDREVALRQLIERLKRDRAAIYLHKPRPHQAEVKMSPDAGYSAGMRVGHLSKDNTKPGESKRDKTSLFHELITAREEMSDLRALIRLKEKELRCLEWSVVAQKAQEASEARVPESLREELGDCKTEQQRLCENAAKVCSDGDVAGLGTRPILKELQALLQREQALKKRLALVYDSLNATLPDSASNSRVSDEHVARIAQAHSKALSSYRHIRRRYREQVWKLEQKLAAMMESQHIQSETTTAAAGEDSDWRREETVL from the exons GAGTTCAGCTTGGTCCGCTGTGACAGCCTGGATACAGCGTCTGGCAGTGACAAGGAGCTGACGACCCGCTTCGACCACAGGAGTCTTTATCCTGAGGTGGCGCCTTCGCCAGCAGAATTGGATCAGTGTGAAGCAGAACTGGGCACCCTGCTCAGCATCATCGCTGAAGTGAACAAAAAGATGGGCTCACTGAAGGCGCCAAG TGACCCAGGTGATTTGAGACCACCAAGACCACCCAGCCCTCTGTTTCCTGACCTGCTTTCACACAGGCTAATGAGAAGCATCCCAGAAAAGAACACTGCCTCTGATGTCAAATGTAGACCTTCACTGCCTTACCGag GAGGCTGTAGTATCATGTGGGCAGAACTCAAGGGCGCTCTGGCTGCTGTGGAGGACTCCATCAACTGCAGAAGGTCCTGGGCAACCCCCATCACATCCTCTGACCGAGACAAACCCAAAGAGCATCTGAGAGCAGCTCAGGACAGCTGGGCTAAGGCTACTAAg ATTTTGGAGGAAATTGAAAAGGAATTTGGGATTTCTTGTCCATCAGATGTGGCAAAGGAAACATTTCAGGAGGTGTTCATGGAAAAGGGTATAGACTCTCCTCTCTCGCAGGCTCAAGTGGGAGAACTCCAGGGAGCACACAGCATCAGCCAGGTGGAAGAGGAGAAGAGCAAG GTTGGTCAACAGAGGGCTTGGAG AAGAGCTGCAGGAGGATCATTATCTTCAGGAGGTGACAGCTCCCCACTGAGCTTTGTTATCTCAGGAAGTCCTTGTCCAAGCCCCATTGGCCTCGAGACTGAGATAGAACGGCTGAACAG GTACATTGAGAAGCTGAAGGCCAGAAATGAACGTCTGACTGTTGCTTTCGAGCGAAGGCGGGCAGAGTGTGAGCAGATCAGTGTTACACTGAAGAGGTTTGAGGCCGATTGCTCTGCCATGCACTTGGCTCTCAGATACTG tgaAGAGTGTGAAGAGGCCTACAGCGAACTGTTGTCACTTTATGATGCTCAGAGGCAACAAAGCATTCCTCTGCAGACCAACAGAGCAG GCGTCGAGGACGAGCAGCACAGTCCATCACAGCAGCACAACAAAATGGGAAGCGAGGAGTTGTCCACCTCCTTCACAATAGTAGAGGTCACCCAGGAGATGGAAACAGACACAGCACAGAG AACTCCTGAACCGACTGATCGAGAGGTTGCGCTGCGTCAGCTAATTGAACGGCTGAAAAGAGACCGGGCGGCCATTTACCTCCATAAGCCACGTCCACATCAAGCAGAAGTCAAAATGAGCCCGGATGCTGGTTACTCTGCTGGCATGAGAGTTGGGCACTTATCAAAAGATAACACCAAGCCTGGTGAAAGCAAGAGAGATAAGACATCTTTGTTCCATGAGCTGATCACGGCCAGG GAAGAGATGTCAGATCTCCGTGCTCTGATTCGTCTGAAGGAGAAAGAGCTCAGGTGTCTGGAGTGGAGTGTGGTGGCCCAAAAAGCACAGGAAGCATCTGAAGCACGTGTTCCAGAAAGCCTCCGAGAGGAGCTTGGGGACTGTAAGACTGAACAACAG AGGCTCTGTGAGAATGCAGCTAAAGTGTGTAGTGATGGTGACGTGGCTGGGCTCGGGACGAGGCCCATATTGAAAGAGCTGCAGGCACTGCTTCAGAG GGAACAAGCCCTAAAGAAGAGACTGGCTTTAGTTTATGACTCACTCAATGCAACACTCCCAGACAGCGCTTCCAACAGCAGGGTCAGTGACGAGCATGTTGCACGGATTGCACAAGCTCACAG TAAGGCCTTGAGCTCATACAGACACATTCGCAGAAGGTACAGGGAGCAGGTGTGGAAGCTAGAGCAGAAACTAGCAGCCATGATGGAGAGTCAGCACATCCAGAGTGAaacgacgacggcggcggcagGGGAAGATTCAGATTGGAGGAGGGAAGAGACTGTTCTGTAA
- the LOC133406387 gene encoding nuclear receptor subfamily 2 group F member 6-like: MAMVSGGWSNPNGDTTGVEEKVYLHREEEEGSPHAGSSDVDVADEDKACVLDCGVCGDKSSGKHYGVFTCEGCKSFFKRSIRRNLNYSCRSNRECQIDQHHRNQCQYCRLKKCFRVGMRKEAVQRGRIPPSHSGISPNSQRAGGVGGVLPGHLGADYFNGQPVSELISQLLRAEPYPNSRYGTPYGQAQMGASASGAPVMGIDSICELAARLLFSTIEWARNIPYFPELPVSEQVALLRLSWSELFILNAAQSALPIHMAPLLAAAGFHSSPMSAERVVNFMDQVRVFQDQVDKLNRLQVDTAEYSCLKAIALFSPDACGLTDPAHVESLQEKAQVALTEYERLQYPNQPQRFGRLLLRLPALRAVPANLISQLFFMRLVGKTPIETLIRDMQLSGSSISWPYAPGQ; the protein is encoded by the exons ATGGCCATGGTAAGCGGGGGATGGAGCAACCCCAACGGGGACACGACCGGAGTGGAGGAGAAAGTGTACCTGCacagggaggaagaggagggctcGCCGCACGCCGGAAGCAGCGATGTGGACGTCGCGGATGAGGACAAGGCCTGCGTGCTGGACTGTGGTGTGTGCGGGGACAAGTCCAGCGGGAAGCACTACGGCGTGTTCACGTGCGAGGGCTGCAAGAGCTTCTTCAAAAGGAGCATCCGACGCAACCTCAACTACTCCTGCAG ATCAAACAGGGAATGCCAAATCGACCAGCACCATCGCAACCAGTGCCAGTACTGCCGACTCAAGAAATGTTTCCGTGTAGGCATGCGGAAAGAAG CTGTCCAGCGGGGTCGCATCCCACCTTCCCACTCAGGTATCAGTCCCAACTCCCAACGGGCTGGCGGAGTGGGAGGCGTGTTGCCCGGTCACCTTGGTGCAGACTACTTCAACGGGCAGCCGGTGTCGGAGCTCATCTCCCAGCTGCTTCGGGCCGAGCCGTACCCCAACAGCCGCTACGGGACCCCGTACGGCCAGGCGCAGATGGGGGCTTCTGCGAGCGGAGCCCCCGTCATGGGCATCGACAGCATCTGCGAGCTAGCTGCTCGGCTCCTCTTCAGCACCATCGAATGGGCCAGAAACATCCCGTACTTCCCAGAGCTGCCAGTTTCTGAGCAG GTGGCACTGCTGAGGCTGAGCTGGAGCGAACTGTTCATTCTCAACGCAGCCCAGTCTGCTTTGCCAATCCACATGGCCCCACTGCTGGCAGCGGCCGGCTTCCACTCGTCCCCCATGTCTGCAGAGAGGGTGGTGAACTTCAtggaccaggtcagggtgttcCAGGACCAAGTGGACAAACTCAACAGACTGCAAGTCGACACCGCTGAATACAGCTGCCTGAAAGCCATTGCTCTCTTTTCACCGG ATGCATGTGGTCTGACGGATCCGGCCCATGTGGAGTCCCTGCAGGAGAAGGCCCAGGTGGCCCTGACCGAATACGAGAGGTTGCAGTACCCTAACCAGCCTCAGCGCTTTGGCCGCTTGCTCCTGCGCCTGCCGGCTCTCCGCGCCGTGCCGGCCAACCTCATCTCGCAGCTCTTCTTCATGCGCCTGGTGGGCAAGACGCCCATCGAGACGCTGATCCGAGACATGCAGCTGTCAGGGAGCTCCATCAGCTGGCCCTACGCCCCCGGACAGTAG
- the ushbp1 gene encoding harmonin-binding protein USHBP1 isoform X4 → MEEFSLVRCDSLDTASGSDKELTTRFDHRSLYPEVAPSPAELDQCEAELGTLLSIIAEVNKKMGSLKAPSDPGDLRPPRPPSPLFPDLLSHRLMRSIPEKNTASDVKCRPSLPYRGGCSIMWAELKGALAAVEDSINCRRSWATPITSSDRDKPKEHLRAAQDSWAKATKILEEIEKEFGISCPSDVAKETFQEVFMEKGIDSPLSQAQVGELQGAHSISQVEEEKSKVGQQRAWRSAIYSPPYRSSGTTGPLSTDRASSFPNSPLLLRRAAGGSLSSGGDSSPLSFVISGSPCPSPIGLETEIERLNRYIEKLKARNERLTVAFERRRAECEQISVTLKRFEADCSAMHLALRYCEECEEAYSELLSLYDAQRQQSIPLQTNRAGVEDEQHSPSQQHNKMGSEELSTSFTIVEVTQEMETDTAQRTPEPTDREVALRQLIERLKRDRAAIYLHKPRPHQAEVKMSPDAGYSAGMRVGHLSKDNTKPGESKRDKTSLFHELITAREEMSDLRALIRLKEKELRCLEWSVVAQKAQEASEARVPESLREELGDCKTEQQRLCENAAKVCSDGDVAGLGTRPILKELQALLQREQALKKRLALVYDSLNATLPDSASNSRVSDEHVARIAQAHRP, encoded by the exons GAGTTCAGCTTGGTCCGCTGTGACAGCCTGGATACAGCGTCTGGCAGTGACAAGGAGCTGACGACCCGCTTCGACCACAGGAGTCTTTATCCTGAGGTGGCGCCTTCGCCAGCAGAATTGGATCAGTGTGAAGCAGAACTGGGCACCCTGCTCAGCATCATCGCTGAAGTGAACAAAAAGATGGGCTCACTGAAGGCGCCAAG TGACCCAGGTGATTTGAGACCACCAAGACCACCCAGCCCTCTGTTTCCTGACCTGCTTTCACACAGGCTAATGAGAAGCATCCCAGAAAAGAACACTGCCTCTGATGTCAAATGTAGACCTTCACTGCCTTACCGag GAGGCTGTAGTATCATGTGGGCAGAACTCAAGGGCGCTCTGGCTGCTGTGGAGGACTCCATCAACTGCAGAAGGTCCTGGGCAACCCCCATCACATCCTCTGACCGAGACAAACCCAAAGAGCATCTGAGAGCAGCTCAGGACAGCTGGGCTAAGGCTACTAAg ATTTTGGAGGAAATTGAAAAGGAATTTGGGATTTCTTGTCCATCAGATGTGGCAAAGGAAACATTTCAGGAGGTGTTCATGGAAAAGGGTATAGACTCTCCTCTCTCGCAGGCTCAAGTGGGAGAACTCCAGGGAGCACACAGCATCAGCCAGGTGGAAGAGGAGAAGAGCAAG GTTGGTCAACAGAGGGCTTGGAGGTCTGCTATTTACTCTCCTCCATACAGATCTTCAGGCACCACTGGGCCTCTGAGTACAGACAGGGCCTCTTCCTTTCCGAATTCTCCTTTACTCCTCAGAAGAGCTGCAGGAGGATCATTATCTTCAGGAGGTGACAGCTCCCCACTGAGCTTTGTTATCTCAGGAAGTCCTTGTCCAAGCCCCATTGGCCTCGAGACTGAGATAGAACGGCTGAACAG GTACATTGAGAAGCTGAAGGCCAGAAATGAACGTCTGACTGTTGCTTTCGAGCGAAGGCGGGCAGAGTGTGAGCAGATCAGTGTTACACTGAAGAGGTTTGAGGCCGATTGCTCTGCCATGCACTTGGCTCTCAGATACTG tgaAGAGTGTGAAGAGGCCTACAGCGAACTGTTGTCACTTTATGATGCTCAGAGGCAACAAAGCATTCCTCTGCAGACCAACAGAGCAG GCGTCGAGGACGAGCAGCACAGTCCATCACAGCAGCACAACAAAATGGGAAGCGAGGAGTTGTCCACCTCCTTCACAATAGTAGAGGTCACCCAGGAGATGGAAACAGACACAGCACAGAG AACTCCTGAACCGACTGATCGAGAGGTTGCGCTGCGTCAGCTAATTGAACGGCTGAAAAGAGACCGGGCGGCCATTTACCTCCATAAGCCACGTCCACATCAAGCAGAAGTCAAAATGAGCCCGGATGCTGGTTACTCTGCTGGCATGAGAGTTGGGCACTTATCAAAAGATAACACCAAGCCTGGTGAAAGCAAGAGAGATAAGACATCTTTGTTCCATGAGCTGATCACGGCCAGG GAAGAGATGTCAGATCTCCGTGCTCTGATTCGTCTGAAGGAGAAAGAGCTCAGGTGTCTGGAGTGGAGTGTGGTGGCCCAAAAAGCACAGGAAGCATCTGAAGCACGTGTTCCAGAAAGCCTCCGAGAGGAGCTTGGGGACTGTAAGACTGAACAACAG AGGCTCTGTGAGAATGCAGCTAAAGTGTGTAGTGATGGTGACGTGGCTGGGCTCGGGACGAGGCCCATATTGAAAGAGCTGCAGGCACTGCTTCAGAG GGAACAAGCCCTAAAGAAGAGACTGGCTTTAGTTTATGACTCACTCAATGCAACACTCCCAGACAGCGCTTCCAACAGCAGGGTCAGTGACGAGCATGTTGCACGGATTGCACAAGCTCACAG GCCTTGA
- the ushbp1 gene encoding uncharacterized protein ushbp1 isoform X2: MEEFSLVRCDSLDTASGSDKELTTRFDHRSLYPEVAPSPAELDQCEAELGTLLSIIAEVNKKMGSLKAPSDPGDLRPPRPPSPLFPDLLSHRLMRSIPEKNTASDVKCRPSLPYRGGCSIMWAELKGALAAVEDSINCRRSWATPITSSDRDKPKEHLRAAQDSWAKATKILEEIEKEFGISCPSDVAKETFQEVFMEKGIDSPLSQAQVGELQGAHSISQVEEEKSKVGQQRAWRSAIYSPPYRSSGTTGPLSTDRASSFPNSPLLLRRAAGGSLSSGGDSSPLSFVISGSPCPSPIGLETEIERLNRYIEKLKARNERLTVAFERRRAECEQISVTLKSEECEEAYSELLSLYDAQRQQSIPLQTNRAGVEDEQHSPSQQHNKMGSEELSTSFTIVEVTQEMETDTAQRTPEPTDREVALRQLIERLKRDRAAIYLHKPRPHQAEVKMSPDAGYSAGMRVGHLSKDNTKPGESKRDKTSLFHELITAREEMSDLRALIRLKEKELRCLEWSVVAQKAQEASEARVPESLREELGDCKTEQQRLCENAAKVCSDGDVAGLGTRPILKELQALLQREQALKKRLALVYDSLNATLPDSASNSRVSDEHVARIAQAHSKALSSYRHIRRRYREQVWKLEQKLAAMMESQHIQSETTTAAAGEDSDWRREETVL; the protein is encoded by the exons GAGTTCAGCTTGGTCCGCTGTGACAGCCTGGATACAGCGTCTGGCAGTGACAAGGAGCTGACGACCCGCTTCGACCACAGGAGTCTTTATCCTGAGGTGGCGCCTTCGCCAGCAGAATTGGATCAGTGTGAAGCAGAACTGGGCACCCTGCTCAGCATCATCGCTGAAGTGAACAAAAAGATGGGCTCACTGAAGGCGCCAAG TGACCCAGGTGATTTGAGACCACCAAGACCACCCAGCCCTCTGTTTCCTGACCTGCTTTCACACAGGCTAATGAGAAGCATCCCAGAAAAGAACACTGCCTCTGATGTCAAATGTAGACCTTCACTGCCTTACCGag GAGGCTGTAGTATCATGTGGGCAGAACTCAAGGGCGCTCTGGCTGCTGTGGAGGACTCCATCAACTGCAGAAGGTCCTGGGCAACCCCCATCACATCCTCTGACCGAGACAAACCCAAAGAGCATCTGAGAGCAGCTCAGGACAGCTGGGCTAAGGCTACTAAg ATTTTGGAGGAAATTGAAAAGGAATTTGGGATTTCTTGTCCATCAGATGTGGCAAAGGAAACATTTCAGGAGGTGTTCATGGAAAAGGGTATAGACTCTCCTCTCTCGCAGGCTCAAGTGGGAGAACTCCAGGGAGCACACAGCATCAGCCAGGTGGAAGAGGAGAAGAGCAAG GTTGGTCAACAGAGGGCTTGGAGGTCTGCTATTTACTCTCCTCCATACAGATCTTCAGGCACCACTGGGCCTCTGAGTACAGACAGGGCCTCTTCCTTTCCGAATTCTCCTTTACTCCTCAGAAGAGCTGCAGGAGGATCATTATCTTCAGGAGGTGACAGCTCCCCACTGAGCTTTGTTATCTCAGGAAGTCCTTGTCCAAGCCCCATTGGCCTCGAGACTGAGATAGAACGGCTGAACAG GTACATTGAGAAGCTGAAGGCCAGAAATGAACGTCTGACTGTTGCTTTCGAGCGAAGGCGGGCAGAGTGTGAGCAGATCAGTGTTACACTGAAGAG tgaAGAGTGTGAAGAGGCCTACAGCGAACTGTTGTCACTTTATGATGCTCAGAGGCAACAAAGCATTCCTCTGCAGACCAACAGAGCAG GCGTCGAGGACGAGCAGCACAGTCCATCACAGCAGCACAACAAAATGGGAAGCGAGGAGTTGTCCACCTCCTTCACAATAGTAGAGGTCACCCAGGAGATGGAAACAGACACAGCACAGAG AACTCCTGAACCGACTGATCGAGAGGTTGCGCTGCGTCAGCTAATTGAACGGCTGAAAAGAGACCGGGCGGCCATTTACCTCCATAAGCCACGTCCACATCAAGCAGAAGTCAAAATGAGCCCGGATGCTGGTTACTCTGCTGGCATGAGAGTTGGGCACTTATCAAAAGATAACACCAAGCCTGGTGAAAGCAAGAGAGATAAGACATCTTTGTTCCATGAGCTGATCACGGCCAGG GAAGAGATGTCAGATCTCCGTGCTCTGATTCGTCTGAAGGAGAAAGAGCTCAGGTGTCTGGAGTGGAGTGTGGTGGCCCAAAAAGCACAGGAAGCATCTGAAGCACGTGTTCCAGAAAGCCTCCGAGAGGAGCTTGGGGACTGTAAGACTGAACAACAG AGGCTCTGTGAGAATGCAGCTAAAGTGTGTAGTGATGGTGACGTGGCTGGGCTCGGGACGAGGCCCATATTGAAAGAGCTGCAGGCACTGCTTCAGAG GGAACAAGCCCTAAAGAAGAGACTGGCTTTAGTTTATGACTCACTCAATGCAACACTCCCAGACAGCGCTTCCAACAGCAGGGTCAGTGACGAGCATGTTGCACGGATTGCACAAGCTCACAG TAAGGCCTTGAGCTCATACAGACACATTCGCAGAAGGTACAGGGAGCAGGTGTGGAAGCTAGAGCAGAAACTAGCAGCCATGATGGAGAGTCAGCACATCCAGAGTGAaacgacgacggcggcggcagGGGAAGATTCAGATTGGAGGAGGGAAGAGACTGTTCTGTAA